From Campylobacter showae:
AACGAGCAGGTCAAATTTATGTCCGGCACTATCGAGGATTTTAAAAATTTCTTTAATCCAAATATGCCAAAGAGCGAATTTGACGTAAAACAGGCCATAGAACAAGCTTGTAAAATTTTAAACGCGATGCTCAAAAGGCACGTCATCGACGTAAAAGTCGAGATAAAAGAAAATTTTACGCTTTACGGAAATATAAACGAGCTCATTCAAATTTTAATCAACGTCATGAATAACGCCAAAGAAGCATTTTTAAATCTACCGCAAGAGCGGGCGCAAGCAAACCGACGGCAAATTGTAATAACCGCCCTTTTACAAAACGGAGAACGCGCGATCACGCTCGAAAATAACGCCGGCAATATAAATAAAGCGGTGATAAATAAAATTTTCAAGCCGCATTTTACTACGAAAAAGTCAGGCAGCGGGCTTGGGCTATATATGAGTAAGGTGATAGCCGAAAAAAATAACGCCCGAATTTACGCGCAAAATATAAATAACGGCGTAGTATTTACTATTAAATTTAAAAATTCATAATTTATTAAATTTCCCCTTTTTTCGCCCCCTTTTTACGATAGCATTATCAGTATGAAATCTTTTTGATTTTAGATCCAAAATTTATAAGGAGGGCGCAATGAGGAATTTAAGTAAAACCTTATTAGGTTTGCTTATGGGCGTTAGCGTCTTCGCATCGCAAGCCTGTTGCGAAGAACACAACATGCAGATGTCTCAACAAGCGCGAGACGTCATAGCAAACCCAAAAGGCACGCTTCAAAGTAGAGGCGTAATATCCTTGCAAGACTACATCGTAGAAGAGCAAGAGATGTATGAGTGGCTGTTTAAAAACCACCCGATTTTCACAAAATACGGCGGTAAAACAGTCGGTAAACTAGATGTTCACGACCGTGGACTTGAGTGGCTTGCCGAAGGTCACGGCTTTGATATGTCAAAAGCTAGTAAAAGAGACGGCGGTAAAGGCTACAGCTCTATGATGTATAGGATACCTGCTGGTTCGTCTTTGCAGTTCCCTAACAAATTCGTAGGATCAGAAAAGTGCGGCGAGTGCCACCCTGCGCAGTACGAGGTATGGAGCAGATCGCGCCACGCCACTACTATCCGCTTCCCCGGCGAGCACCCGGAGGTTAACAACAACCTAACCGATCCGGTATTTAGCCCTGATACTGCGTCTATCTTGCCTCAAGGTATTACCCCGGACGTTATTTACGCCACCGTCGGACACCTAAGAACCAAATTCGGCTACGTAGACGCGTGGTTGCTGCGAGGAACTTACCACATAGAGGGCGGTAACCTAAAAGACGGTACTGGTCAAGTCGTAGCAGGCGGTAACCAATTCCAAAGAACTTGGGCGCTAAATTTAACTCCTGAAACAGTTAAGAAAATCAAAGATTTCGTTCCTGATTTTCCGGAAACTCTAGCTGATTACGGCGATAACGGCGGATACGTCAGAGGTCTAGCCTCATACGCCGCTAAATACAAAAAGTCAATGTTCTTCCAAGCAAACGGCTCTTACTGCGAAGTTTGCCACCCGTTCAAATTTGACTTCAAAACCAAGAAAGAGTTCTATGCGGCTCTTGGTAATGCTAAAGAGCTTCAAAAGCACACTATCTCTAAAGGCGTAAGCTGCGAGGAGTGTCACGGAGCCGGCGGTCACCTTGACGGAGCTACAAACTTTAGAACATCAAACTGCGAACGCTGTCACCAAAGATTTAACTATAGCCCAGACCTAGCTAGAGCCAATCCTCTAAACCAAGGCAAGCTTGACCTATCTCTAAGCTCTAAATTTAAATCAATGGGGCCAGGATGCGGATCTGAGGGTTCACAATCATACTTTACCGCTCACTACGATAAAGGCATGCGCTGCACCACTTGCCACGATCCTCACGATAACACAGGTCCGGTTGTAGGCGATAAGACTATCAAGGGCGTAAACTATAACTCAGAGCAAGGCTACCTAAGTGCGCTTTACACCAAACCAAAAATCAGAAAAGATTGTCAAGATTGCCACAAAGAGCAAGCATATATCGCTTCAAGAGCCGATACGCATAAAGATAACACTTGCGCATCTTGCCACATGCCGTTCATGATGAGCTGCGAGAACTTCTACGCTATCCAGTTCCAAGACAATGCTGGATTTGATACTCAAAGAAGATCTCACATCTGGAAGATCGACGTAGATCCTACTAGAAAATCTCTAGTTGCGGGCGACGCTGCTAAAGGACCGAGAGACGCTAAAGATTGGCACTTCCAAAGGGATAAAAACGGACACAACTTCGTTGACCTAATGTGGGCGTGCGCTAGAACGTCTTGGGCGGATAAAGATATGCAAGATACTAAAGGCTGCCATAGCCCTGTTCTATCTGAGCTAAAACCTACCCTACACTTCAAGAACCAAAAACAGGTTTACGACGAAGTAATGGGATGGCAAACTCCTGTTAAAAACGACTTCTCTCAAGTCAAAATCGGTATCGAGGGACTTTACGCTATCTTAGAAACTAAGAAACTAAGCCCTAGCGATAAGACAAGAGTTTATGAGCTAATCGAAAAAGCGCAAGACACAGTTGACTTGCTACAAAAAGACGGCTCATGGGGTATGCACGGCTTTAAATATACAAAACAAAGACTCGACGCTTCTAAAGAGTACATCAAAGAAGCCCAAAGAATCATAAACAACAATTTATGATGCGATTACGGACGCCGCGATTTTGCGGCGTCCAAATTTAATAAGGTAAAATTTATGCGTTTTAAATTTAGCAAAAACCCGCTTTTAGCTCTTTGCCTAACGGCCGGCTGCGTTTTATGCGCTAGTGCGGCGGATAAAGAGGCGATGACGCAAGAGCAAAAAGAATCATACAGTATCGGAATTTCAACCGGAACCTATATATCCGCACAACTAAAAAAACAAGAAAGCCTAGGTGTTAAATTTGACAGCAAGTCCATTTTAGACGGCTTTGCAGACGCCTTTAAAAAAGAACAAAAACTAACAGACGAAGAAATAATCTCCCTGCTCAATCAAAGGGACGAAAAATTAAATAAGCTAACCCAAGACGCGCTTAAAAAAGCGCTTGAAAAAAATTTAAAAGAGGGCGAAGAATTTATGGCGAAAAACGCCAAAAACAAAAAGGTCAAAACGACTAAATCAGGGCTTCAGTACGAAGTCATGGCAGTCGGCGACGGCGATAAGCCAAGACCCGAGAGCGTAGTCGCGCTAAACTACAAAGCCTACCTCATAAACGGCAAAGTTTTTGACGACACGTACTCTAGAAACGAGCCTGCGATCCTTTCGATGGTAAATTTGATAGACGGCTTGCAAGAGGGCCTCATGATGATGAACGGCAACTCAAAATATAAATTCGTCATCCCGTCTCACCTAGCTTACGGAGACGAGGGCGCAGACGAGATACCGGGCGGCTCGACGTTGATTTTTGAAGTCGAGCTAGTAAAGGCGCTAAAACCTGGCGAGCTAGCCGGCGCAGCCAAAAAACTAAGCGAAACTCAGCCGCGAAATTTCCATGGCGCGCATAGCCACGGAAGTAGCGTTGGTAGATAAATTTAGGATATTTAATCCATACGGATGGAGAAGAATATGAAAGAGCAAAATACAAGAAGGACGTTTTTTAAATTCCTTGCTTCTGGAGCGGCGGTTGCGGGAGCGACTAGCGTACTAGGCAAGAGTATAAATTTAGACGCCCCTACGGAAAACGGCAAAAAGCCGCACTACGGCATGATCTTTGATCAGAATAAATGCGTCGGCTGTACCGACTGCGAGGTCGCCTGTCAAAAAGTAAATTTGGTTCCAAAAGGCCAGATGAGGCTTTTTATCCAGGATAAAACCGATCCGCTAAATTTAAAAGAAAAACGCTACGTCAGGGTTTCCTGCCAGCAGTGCGAGGACGCGCCGTGCGTGACCGTTTGCCCGACAAAAGCCTGCCACAAGGACGAAAAAACCGGCATCACGACGATGAACACCGACGACTGCATCGCCTGTAAATACTGCATCGTCGCCTGTCCTTACGACGTGCGCTTTATAAATCACGAAACCAAAGCCGCAGAGAGCTGCAACTTCTGCTTGGATACGAATTTAAAAGACGGCCACGAGCCTGCCTGCATCGAGGCATGCAGATACGAGGCGATCGTGTTCGGCGATCTAAACGACGAAGAGTCGCACATCAGCAAGCTACTTCGCGTCAAAGACAGCCTACGAATGCATCCTGAGTGCGGCACGAAGCCGAGCCTTCGCTATATTCCTGCGGTTAAATTGGGGGTGTGATATGAACGGAGCTATAAATTTCACTGCGACCTTCTCGCACGGCGTAGAGTGGGGCTGGCCGATTGCGGTTTATCTTTTGCTAGCGGGTATGAGCGGCGGCGCTTTGGTAGTCGCGATCCTCGTCAAATTTTATAAAAAGCAGACCGAAAGCACGCCGCTGTTTAAGGCTGCGTCGTTGCTATCTTTCGTAGCAATCCTTCTGGGTATGGTCTGCCTGGTAGCCGATTTAGAGCGGCCGCTACTTTTTTGGAAAATTTTGATTAACTATAACTTCACCTCGGTTATGTCCGTGGGCGTGGCGGCGCTTTGCGTCTATATCCCGCTTAGCTTCGTAGCCTGCCTTTATGCGTTTGAAGCTGATCTTAGCGGATTTTTATCACGCAGACTTACTTTTTTAAAAGGGCTTTTCACGCTCGTAATGAAAATTTTAAACGCGCTTCGCCCGCTACTTCTTGCGCTTACGCTTGTTTTTGCGGTCGCGATCTGCGCCTATACGGGCTTTTTGATCTCGGTTTTGGTTAGATTTCCTATCCTTAATACCGCTGTTTTACCTGCGCTTTTCGTGGCGTCTGGCTTATCTGCGGGTATCGCAGGCTCTAGCCTCATAGCCGCGCTTTTCTTTAAAGCAGACCCGCACGGCGGCGATCTAAAAATTCTACACGCGGTCGAGTGGCCGGTTTTAGCGATGGAAATTTTATTAATCGGTATGATTTTCGTCTCGCTAGTAACGGGCAGCGACGTGCAGAAAGCCGCGAGCGCCGCATTTAGCGATGGAATTTACGCTCAGCTATTTTGGCTAGGCGTCGTAGGCGTAGGATTTTGCGTACCGCTAGTTTTAAATTTCGCACTGGGCAAAAAGATCGCTCACACCGCGTTTGCGTTCTACGTTAGCGCGCTTGCTAGCGTGGTCGGAGTATTACTTCTTAGAATGTTTATACTATACGCAGGTCAAACTTACGATATAATAATGTAAAAACTCGGAGAGGCGATTTTGGGCGTAAATTTATTTAGATTTTTCACTTCTTACAAATTTGCGCTCTGCCTCCTCTTTATCCTAGCCGCAGGCGCCGGCGTCGCAACCTTTTTAGAGAGCATTTACGACACGCAAACGGCTAAAATTTTAGTCTACGAGGCGCGCTGGTACGAGTGCGTTATGAGCGCGCTCGCGCTTTGCTTGCTCGGCATAATCATAAAAACAAAAATGTGGCGCCGCTTCGGCTCATTCGTTCTGCATGCGGCATTTATCGTCATCTTTATCGGTGCGGCTTTGACGCGTTATCTGGGCGCTGAGGGCGTACTGCACGTAAGGGCGGGTGAGAGCGGAAATGAGATGGTGAGCGTAAAACCGTTTTTGCAAATACGCACCAAAGACGCATTTTTCGAGTATCCGCTAAATTTAACCCAAATCGGCGATAATAATTTTAGCTTCACGCAAACCATAAACTCAAAAAATTTCACCGTCAAATTTGACTCATATAAGCCCGCGCCAAAAGGCGAGCGCGGTACTCTCGTAGTAAAATCGGGCTTTGAAGGGCAGCGCGAACAAACAGCCAAAATCCACGGCGGCGTAGGCTGGCTGGGCGAGCCTAGTATGCTAAATTTTGACGGCGAGGAGATAATGCTAACCTGGGGCTCAAGGCTAGTTAGCTTGCCGTTTTCGATAAAGCTTATTAAATTTGAGCTTGAACGCTACCCAGGCTCTCAAAGCCCGTCCTCATACTCTAGCGACGTAGAGGCGCTTTCAGACGCGGGCGAGGTTTTAACGAGATATAAAATTTACATGAATCATCCGCTAAATTTGCAAGGCTTTAAACTCTTTCAATCATCCTACGACGCGGACGAGCAAGGCACGGTGCTAGAGGTCAACCGCGACCCGGGCAAAATCCCGACCTATATCGGATATTTCTTGCTTTGCGCCGGCGTTATCGGCAACTTTTTTACTAAAAATAGCCGCTTTTTAAAGCTCATAAATTTCATCAAAAACAGCAGATTTTCGCTCGTCGCGGCCTTTATCGCGCTTGGTTTTTTAAATTTTAATGCAAACGCGGCCGAGCAAAACGGGAGCGAGATTTTAAAAACTTTCGCCGCAAACACCGCCGCTCACGCTAACGGCGAATTTGCAAAGCTTCTCGTGCAAGACTACGCGGGCAGGATAAAGCCGCTTAGCACCGAAGCGGGCGAAATCGTAAATAAAATCTCGGGCACGGACTCGCTTTACGGCCTAAGCGCCGAACAAATCGTGCTTGGTATGAATCTAAATCCCGCGCTGTGGCAAGAGATAAAAATCGTCAAGATAAAAAACGGCGAGATAAAAAAGATGCTAAATTTGAGCGGAGATTACGCGAGTTTTAGAGATGCGTTTGACGCAAACGGCGAGTATAAACTGGCCACACAGGTCGAAGCCGCGAACGAAAAACCTCTATCAAAACGAGGCACGCTCGATAACGACCTCATCAAATTTGACGAGCGACTAAACATCGCGTATCTAACGTTTAAGGGCACGTTTTTTAAATTTATCCCGGTAGCAAACGACCCGCAAAATGCCTGGCTCTCGCCAAACGACGCATTTGGCGACGAGCGAGTCGATACCAATGCAAAAAGCATGCTAAACGACTATATAACTGGCCTGCAAGAAGGCATCTCGGATAATAACTGGGGCAAGGCCGACTCCGCACTAGCCGCACTAAGAAACTATCAGCGAACGGCTTCGGCGGAAATTTTACCTAGCGTTAGCAGAGTCGATGCCGAAGTCTTTTACAATCGTGCTTCGGTGTTTAAAAAACTGGTTTATTTCTACTGGATTTTGGGCTTTGCCGCGCTTTTGCTTGGGCTTGCTTCAGTGTTTTTATCGAGGCGAATTTTACCGCTTGAGCGAGCGATTTTAGCGGCGTTTGCGCTTGGATTTGCGGTGCATACGGCAGCTTTGGCGCTACGCTGGTACGTCTCGGGGCATGCGCCTTGGAGCGATAGCTACGAATCAATGATCTATATCGGCTGGTCCGGAGCGCTAGCTGGGATGATATTTTTTAGACGTTCGTTGCTTGCGCTTGCGGCGTCGGCGCTGCTGGCCGGCATCGTGATGCTAGTGGCTCACATGAGCTTCGTAAATCCGCAGATAACGAATTTAGTCCCGGTACTAAAGTCTTATTGGCTCAGTATCCACGTCTCGGTCATCACGGCTAGCTACGGATTTTTGGGCCTTGGCTGCGTGCTTGGGCTTATCGCGCTAGGACTCATGGCGTTTAAAAACAAAGCCAACGAGGCTAGACTAAACGAGCAGATTAGATATATCGCGGCGATCGATGAAGCAAGCCTGATTATCGGCATTTGCCTACTGACGCTTGGAAATTTTTTCGGCGGAATCTGGGCGAACGAGAGCTGGGGGCGCTACTGGGGTTGGGATAGCAAAGAAACATGGTCGTACGTCTCGATCCTGGTTTACGCGATCGCGCTACATCTGCGCTTTATACCGAAGCTAAATTCGCTCTACGTATTTTTGATCGCATCGGTGTTTTCTTACGCCTCGATCGCGATGACTTATTTTGGCGTAAATTTTTACCTAACGGGCATGCACTCTTACGCCAGCGGAGATTTGCCGCCGGTGCACATTAGCGTATATATCGCGCTTGGATGCATGCTCTTGATAACCGCGCTAGCCTTTAGAGGGCGCGACGTAAAAACGATTTAAAAAGGAGAAAAAATGTATAAAAAACTACTAACGGCGGCGGTTTTATGCGCTAGCGCAAACGCGGGCTTTATCCAAGAGGGCATGCAAGCCCAGCAAAGCGGCGACCATAAAAAGCTGATAGAAATCTACGAAAAAGCCTGCCACGAGGAAAACAAGGCTTCGGGCTGCTACAACCTTGCAGTGGTGTATTTCGAAGGCACTGGCGGCGTAGAGAAAAATTATGAAAAGGCGATAAATTTATACCAAAAAGCTTGCAACGCCAAATTTGCGCTTGCTTGCAACAATCTAGGCTACATCTACGAAAGCGGCAACGGCGCGACTCAGGACTTTGCTAAAGCAGCCGCATACTACGAAAAAGCCTGCCAAGACGACGAAGGCTGCACTTCGCTAGGGCTACTTTACGCAAACGGCGCGGGCGTCAAAACCGATATCAAAAAAGCCATCTCGCTCTACACCAAAGCCTGCGACTACGGCGATATGATGGGATGCAATAACCTAGGCTATCTGCACCTTGAAGGCATGGGCGTAGAAAAAGACTACGTCAAAGCAAAAGCCTTTTACGAAAAGGCCTGCGCGGGCAGCGTCGGTATCGGCTGCGACAACCTAGGCTTTTTGTATGCATTCGGTCAAGGCACGGAGCAAGACTATGCTAAAGCTAAAGAATTTTACGAAAAATCCTGCGCCCTAAACTACGACAAAGGCTGCAACAACCTAGCCATAATGTACGCCGAGGGCAAAGGCGTCGCGGCCGATGTCGCCAAGGCCAAAGAGCTCTTTGACAAAAGCTGCGCAAAAGGCCTAAAAGTCGCGTGCGAGAATGCGGAGTTTTTAAAACCGGAAACAAATAAAACTAAATAATTTAAGGAGATAATATGATTTTACGTTCTATTTTGGGTTCGGCGCTACTAGCGGCGCTAATGTTTGGCGCCGAAGCAAACGAACAAGCCGGCAAGATGAAGCCGATGTTTCAAAGCGTAGATCCAAGCAAAGCTACGCTAGTAGGAAGCGGCGAGGATAAAGAGTACTGCGCCGTTTGCGGCATGAATTTGGTTAAATTTTATAAAACCAACCACGTCTATAACGGCAAACAAGTAGCATCGCTGCACTGCTTATACGAGCTCACGGAGGGCAAGATCCCAAGCGACGCGCAGGTCGTCGATACGAAAAATCTAAATTTGATCGATGCAAATAAAGCCTTTTACGTCGTCGGCAGCAAGATCGGCGGCACGATGACTAGAAATAGCAAATACGCCTTCTCAACCGAGGCCGACGCAAAAGAGTTCCAAGCCGAAAACGGCGGCGAGATAATGAATTTCGCTAAGGCTTACGAGATCGCGGGACAGGACTTTGAGGGCGATAACAAGATGATCAAAGCCAAACGCGAGAGCGGCGTTTACGCGCACGGCAAGGAATTTTACGAAGCAAACTGCGAGAAAACCAATCCAAAAAACTTTAAAGCTATCTCCGAGCTAAAAGCCCATCTCAAAAAAACATGCGACGCAAAGGGTGCCGGCAAAGCCCCTGAGTACGACAAACACCTACAAGCAGCAGCACTTTACCTATGGGACGCTCCGGCAAATTTAGGCACGAGCGATCAAGCCTCAAAATCTAAGCAAAAAACGCAAAAAGCCGAGAGGATCGTCGTGCCAAAAGGCGCGCGCTGCCCCGTTTGCGGTATGCTAATCGGCAAAAACCCGCAGTGGGCGACGATGATGAAAACAAGCAAAGAGGAGCTTTACTTTGACGGCGTCAAGGATATGATGAAGTATTATTTCGAAAAA
This genomic window contains:
- a CDS encoding cytochrome c3 family protein, translating into MRNLSKTLLGLLMGVSVFASQACCEEHNMQMSQQARDVIANPKGTLQSRGVISLQDYIVEEQEMYEWLFKNHPIFTKYGGKTVGKLDVHDRGLEWLAEGHGFDMSKASKRDGGKGYSSMMYRIPAGSSLQFPNKFVGSEKCGECHPAQYEVWSRSRHATTIRFPGEHPEVNNNLTDPVFSPDTASILPQGITPDVIYATVGHLRTKFGYVDAWLLRGTYHIEGGNLKDGTGQVVAGGNQFQRTWALNLTPETVKKIKDFVPDFPETLADYGDNGGYVRGLASYAAKYKKSMFFQANGSYCEVCHPFKFDFKTKKEFYAALGNAKELQKHTISKGVSCEECHGAGGHLDGATNFRTSNCERCHQRFNYSPDLARANPLNQGKLDLSLSSKFKSMGPGCGSEGSQSYFTAHYDKGMRCTTCHDPHDNTGPVVGDKTIKGVNYNSEQGYLSALYTKPKIRKDCQDCHKEQAYIASRADTHKDNTCASCHMPFMMSCENFYAIQFQDNAGFDTQRRSHIWKIDVDPTRKSLVAGDAAKGPRDAKDWHFQRDKNGHNFVDLMWACARTSWADKDMQDTKGCHSPVLSELKPTLHFKNQKQVYDEVMGWQTPVKNDFSQVKIGIEGLYAILETKKLSPSDKTRVYELIEKAQDTVDLLQKDGSWGMHGFKYTKQRLDASKEYIKEAQRIINNNL
- a CDS encoding FKBP-type peptidyl-prolyl cis-trans isomerase; protein product: MRFKFSKNPLLALCLTAGCVLCASAADKEAMTQEQKESYSIGISTGTYISAQLKKQESLGVKFDSKSILDGFADAFKKEQKLTDEEIISLLNQRDEKLNKLTQDALKKALEKNLKEGEEFMAKNAKNKKVKTTKSGLQYEVMAVGDGDKPRPESVVALNYKAYLINGKVFDDTYSRNEPAILSMVNLIDGLQEGLMMMNGNSKYKFVIPSHLAYGDEGADEIPGGSTLIFEVELVKALKPGELAGAAKKLSETQPRNFHGAHSHGSSVGR
- a CDS encoding 4Fe-4S dicluster domain-containing protein encodes the protein MKEQNTRRTFFKFLASGAAVAGATSVLGKSINLDAPTENGKKPHYGMIFDQNKCVGCTDCEVACQKVNLVPKGQMRLFIQDKTDPLNLKEKRYVRVSCQQCEDAPCVTVCPTKACHKDEKTGITTMNTDDCIACKYCIVACPYDVRFINHETKAAESCNFCLDTNLKDGHEPACIEACRYEAIVFGDLNDEESHISKLLRVKDSLRMHPECGTKPSLRYIPAVKLGV
- the nrfD gene encoding NrfD/PsrC family molybdoenzyme membrane anchor subunit; amino-acid sequence: MNGAINFTATFSHGVEWGWPIAVYLLLAGMSGGALVVAILVKFYKKQTESTPLFKAASLLSFVAILLGMVCLVADLERPLLFWKILINYNFTSVMSVGVAALCVYIPLSFVACLYAFEADLSGFLSRRLTFLKGLFTLVMKILNALRPLLLALTLVFAVAICAYTGFLISVLVRFPILNTAVLPALFVASGLSAGIAGSSLIAALFFKADPHGGDLKILHAVEWPVLAMEILLIGMIFVSLVTGSDVQKAASAAFSDGIYAQLFWLGVVGVGFCVPLVLNFALGKKIAHTAFAFYVSALASVVGVLLLRMFILYAGQTYDIIM
- the ccsA gene encoding cytochrome c biogenesis protein CcsA, which gives rise to MGVNLFRFFTSYKFALCLLFILAAGAGVATFLESIYDTQTAKILVYEARWYECVMSALALCLLGIIIKTKMWRRFGSFVLHAAFIVIFIGAALTRYLGAEGVLHVRAGESGNEMVSVKPFLQIRTKDAFFEYPLNLTQIGDNNFSFTQTINSKNFTVKFDSYKPAPKGERGTLVVKSGFEGQREQTAKIHGGVGWLGEPSMLNFDGEEIMLTWGSRLVSLPFSIKLIKFELERYPGSQSPSSYSSDVEALSDAGEVLTRYKIYMNHPLNLQGFKLFQSSYDADEQGTVLEVNRDPGKIPTYIGYFLLCAGVIGNFFTKNSRFLKLINFIKNSRFSLVAAFIALGFLNFNANAAEQNGSEILKTFAANTAAHANGEFAKLLVQDYAGRIKPLSTEAGEIVNKISGTDSLYGLSAEQIVLGMNLNPALWQEIKIVKIKNGEIKKMLNLSGDYASFRDAFDANGEYKLATQVEAANEKPLSKRGTLDNDLIKFDERLNIAYLTFKGTFFKFIPVANDPQNAWLSPNDAFGDERVDTNAKSMLNDYITGLQEGISDNNWGKADSALAALRNYQRTASAEILPSVSRVDAEVFYNRASVFKKLVYFYWILGFAALLLGLASVFLSRRILPLERAILAAFALGFAVHTAALALRWYVSGHAPWSDSYESMIYIGWSGALAGMIFFRRSLLALAASALLAGIVMLVAHMSFVNPQITNLVPVLKSYWLSIHVSVITASYGFLGLGCVLGLIALGLMAFKNKANEARLNEQIRYIAAIDEASLIIGICLLTLGNFFGGIWANESWGRYWGWDSKETWSYVSILVYAIALHLRFIPKLNSLYVFLIASVFSYASIAMTYFGVNFYLTGMHSYASGDLPPVHISVYIALGCMLLITALAFRGRDVKTI
- a CDS encoding tetratricopeptide repeat protein, which codes for MYKKLLTAAVLCASANAGFIQEGMQAQQSGDHKKLIEIYEKACHEENKASGCYNLAVVYFEGTGGVEKNYEKAINLYQKACNAKFALACNNLGYIYESGNGATQDFAKAAAYYEKACQDDEGCTSLGLLYANGAGVKTDIKKAISLYTKACDYGDMMGCNNLGYLHLEGMGVEKDYVKAKAFYEKACAGSVGIGCDNLGFLYAFGQGTEQDYAKAKEFYEKSCALNYDKGCNNLAIMYAEGKGVAADVAKAKELFDKSCAKGLKVACENAEFLKPETNKTK
- a CDS encoding nitrous oxide reductase accessory protein NosL; this encodes MILRSILGSALLAALMFGAEANEQAGKMKPMFQSVDPSKATLVGSGEDKEYCAVCGMNLVKFYKTNHVYNGKQVASLHCLYELTEGKIPSDAQVVDTKNLNLIDANKAFYVVGSKIGGTMTRNSKYAFSTEADAKEFQAENGGEIMNFAKAYEIAGQDFEGDNKMIKAKRESGVYAHGKEFYEANCEKTNPKNFKAISELKAHLKKTCDAKGAGKAPEYDKHLQAAALYLWDAPANLGTSDQASKSKQKTQKAERIVVPKGARCPVCGMLIGKNPQWATMMKTSKEELYFDGVKDMMKYYFEKGKKDDQIFVSDYYKLNKIDARTAYYVTGSNVLGPMGNELIPFASEEDAKTFAKDHGGKQIVKFDEITTLLVERLM